The following proteins are co-located in the Larus michahellis chromosome 9, bLarMic1.1, whole genome shotgun sequence genome:
- the MAN2A2 gene encoding alpha-mannosidase 2x isoform X11, with amino-acid sequence MKLKKQVTVCGAAIFCVAVFSLYLMLDRVQHDPTRHQSGGNFPRSQISVLQNRIEQLEQLLEENHEIISHIKDSVLELTAHAEGQPALTHHTPNGSWVLPPESRPSFLSVSPQDCQFALGGKGQSPDLQMLAVYSLLPFDNQDGGVWKQGFDITYEPNEWDAEPLQVFVVPHSHNDPGWIKTFDKYYYDQTQHILNSMVLKMQEDPRRRFIWSEISFFSKWWDNISAQKRAAVRRLVGNGQLEMVTGGWVMPDEANSHYFAMIDQLIEGHQWLEKNIGVTPRSGWAVDPFGHSSTMPYLLKRSNLTGMLIQRVHYAIKKHFAATQNLEFMWRQTWDPDASTDIFCHMMPFYSYDVPHTCGPDPKICCQFDFKRLPGGRINCPWKVPPRAITDANVAERAQLLLDQYRKKSKLYRSKVLLVPLGDDFRYDKPQEWDAQFLNYQRIFDFLNSRPNLHVQAQFGTLSDYFDALYKKMGIVPGMKPPGFPVLSGDFFSYADREDHYWTGYYTSRPFYKSLDRVLEAHLRGAEILYSLALAHARRAGADGRYPLSDYSLLSNARHNLGLFQHHDAITGTAKEAVAVDYGVRLLHSLTNLKRVIINAAHYLVLGDKDAYRHDPAAPFLSTDDTRPSQDSLPERTVVKLDTLPRFLVVFNPLEQERLSIVPVLVDSPHVRVLSEEGQPLPSQLSAHWGSATDVVPDVYQVSVLARLPALGLRVLQLHKSFNGHATLKSSVRLYLHGRDLPVRKQEAVPVHVFPATADDFCLENQHLQACFSGHSGLLQSIRRAGEEREQRVSSEFLVYGTRTSKDKSGAYLFLPDGEAKPYAPKDPPVVRVTEGPLFSEVTSYYQHVQTMVRLYNVPGVEGLSLDVSCLVDIRDHINKELALRFSTDIESDDAFFTDLNGFQIQPRRYQRKLPLQANFYPMPAMAYIQDMQSRLTLHTAQALGVSSLGSGQLEVILDRRLMQDDNRGLGQGLKDNKRTCNRFRLLLERRATANKVQDGRPISFPSLLSHITSMHLNAEALVMAVAQEKMAPPALRSFMPLSTTLPCDFHILNLRMLQAEQDDSLPSAEAALILHRKGFDCSLEAKNLGFNCTTSQGKLALGSLFQGLELGSLQPTSLTLMYPLGTASNSTNIRLDPMEIATFRIRLG; translated from the exons ATGAAGCTGAAGAAGCAGGTGACAGTGTGTGGAGCTGCCATCTTCTGCGTGGCCGTCTTCTCCCTCTACTTGATGCTGGACAGGGTGCAGCACGACCCCACGCGCCACCAGAGCGGGGGCAACTTCCCCAGG AGTCAGATCTCGGTGCTGCAGAACCGCAttgagcagctggagcagctgctggaggagaaccACGAGATCATCAGCCACATCAAGGACTCGGTGCTGGAGCTGACGGCCCACGCGGAGGGGCAGCCAGCACTGACCCACCACACGCCCAATGGCTCCTGGGTGCTGCCCCCCGAGAGTCGCCCGAGCTTCCTCTCCGTCTCCCCACAGGACTGCCAGTTTGCACTGGGGGGCAAGGGCCAGAGCCCAGACCTACAG ATGCTGGCTGTGTACTCCCTGCTGCCCTTTGACAACCAGGATGGCGGTGTGTGGAAGCAGGGCTTTGATATCACCTACGAGCCCAATGAGTGGGATGCTGAGCCCCTGCAGGTGTTCGTGGTGCCGCACTCCCACAATGACCCTG GCTGGATCAAGACCTTTGACAAGTACTACTATGACCAGACACAGCACATCCTCAACAGCATGGTGCTGAAGATGCAGGAGGACCCGCGCCGGCGCTTCATCTGGTCTGAGATCTCCTTCTTTTCCAAGTGGTGGGACAACATCAGCGCCCAGAAACGGGCTGCGGTGCGGAG GCTGGTTGGCAACGGGCAGCTGGAGATGGTGACGGGTGGCTGGGTGATGCCTGACGAGGCCAATTCCCACTACTTCGCCATGATTGACCAGCTGATCGAGGGGCACCAGTGGCTGGAGAAGAACATCG GTGTGACGCCCCGGTCAGGCTGGGCCGTGGACCCCTTTGGGCACAGCTCCACCATGCCCTACCTGCTGAAGCGCTCCAACCTGACGGGCATGCTCATCCAGCGCGTGCACTACGCCATCAAGAAGCACTTTGCTGCGACACAGAACCTGGAGTTCATGTGGAGACAGACATGGG ATCCAGACGCCAGCACCGACATCTTCTGCCACATGATGCCCTTCTACAGCTACGATGTGCCCCACACCTGTGGGCCAGACCCCAAGATCTGCTGCCAGTTCGACTTCAAGCGCCTGCCGGGTGGCCGGATCAACTGCCCATGGAAGGTGCCTCCCCGAGCCATCACCGATGCCAACGTGGCGGAGCG agcccagctgctgctggaccAGTACCGCAAGAAGTCCAAGCTGTACCGCAgcaaggtgctgctggtgccccTGGGAGACGATTTCCGCTACGACAAGCCTCAGGAGTGGGATGCCCAGTTCCTCAACTACCAGCGCATCTTCGACTTCCTCAACTCCCGGCCCAACCTCCATGTCCAG GCGCAGTTTGGGACGCTCTCCGACTACTTTGATGCCCTGTACAAGAAGATGGGCATCGTGCCGGGGATGAAGCCGCCTGGGTTCCCAGTGCTGAGCGGGGATTTCTTCTCCTACGCGGACCGGGAGGATCACTACTGGACAGGCTACTACACCTCCCGACCTTTCTACAAGAGCCTGGACCGGGTGCTGGAGGCCCATCTCCG GGGGGCAGAGATCCTGTACAGCCTGGCGCTCGCCCACGCCCGCCGCGCTGGAGCCGATGGCAGGTACCCGCTCTCCGACTACTCCCTGCTGAGCAACGCCCGCCACAACCTGGGCCTCTTCCAGCACCACGACGCCATCACTGGCACTGCCAAGGAGGCTGTGGCGGTTGACTATGGAGTCCG GCTGCTCCACTCCCTCACGAACCTCAAGCGCGTCATCATCAATGCTGCGCATTACCTCGTGCTGGGGGACAAGGACGCCTACCGCCACGACCCCGCTGCACCCTTCCTCAGCACG gaTGACACGCGCCCCAGCCAGGACTCCCTCCCAGAGAGAACAGTGGTCAAGCTGGACACTTTGCCCCG GTTCCTGGTGGTGTTCAACCCGCTGGAGCAGGAGCGCCTGAGCATCGTGCCGGTGCTGGTGGACTCCCCACACGTGCGTGTGCTCTCCGAGgaggggcagcccctgccttcccagctcaGTGCGCACTGGGGCTCTGCCACTGACGTGGTGCCCGACGTCTACCAG GTGTCTGTCCTGGCCCGCCTGCCCGCGCTGGGGCTGCGTGTGCTGCAGCTGCACAAGTCCTTCAATGGCCACGCCACTCTGAAGTCCTCCGTGCGCCTGTACCTGCACGGCCGGGACTTGCCCGTGCGCAAGCAGGAGGCCGTACCCGTGCACGTCTTCCCAGCCACTGCCGATGACTTCTGCCTGGAGAACCAGCACCTGCAGGCCTGCTTCTCAGGACActcggggctgctgcag AGTATCCGCcgagctggggaggagcgggagcaGAGGGTGAGCAGCGAGTTCCTCGTCTATGGCACCAGGACCTCCAAGGACAAAAGCGGAGCCTATCTCTTTCTGCCTGACGGCGAGGCCAAG CCCTACGCTCCCAAGGACCCCCCAGTAGTGCGGGTGACGGAGGGACCCCTCTTCTCAGAGGTCACCAGCTACTACCAGCATGTCCAGACCATGGTGCGGCTTTACAATGTGCCAG GGGTGGAGGGCCTGTCCCTGGATGTGTCTTGCCTGGTGGACATCCGTGACCACATCAACAAGGAGCTGGCCCTGCGCTTCAGCACTGACATCGAGAGTGACGACGCCTTCTTCACAGACCTCAATGGCTTCCAG ATCCAGCCCCGCAGGTACCAGCGGAAGCTGCCACTGCAGGCGAACTTCTACCCCATGCCCGCCATGGCCTACATCCAGGACATGCAGAGCCGCCTGACGCTCCACACAGCCCAGGCCCTGGGGGTCTCCAGCCTCGGCAGCG GCCAGCTGGAGGTGATCCTGGACCGGCGCCTCATGCAGGATGACAACCGGGGCCTGGGCCAAGGGCTGAAGGACAACAAGCGGACCTGCAACCGGTTCCGGCTCCTCCTGGAGCGCCGCGCCACTGCCAACAAG GTGCAGGATGGCCGCCcgatcagcttcccctccctgctgaGCCACATCACGTCCATGCACCTGAATGCCGAAGCCCTGGTCATGGCCGTGGCCCAGGAAAAGATGGCCCCACCAGCCCTGCGCTCCTTCATGCCCCTTTCCACCACCCTTCCCTGCGACTTTCACATCCTGAACCTCCggatgctgcaggcagag CAGGACGACTCGCTTCCCTCAGCCGAGGCAGCCCTTATCCTGCACCGCAAAGGCTTTGACTGCAGTCTGGAGGCCAAGAACCTGGGCTTTAACTGCACCACCAGCCAGGGCAAG ctggccctgggcagcctgttccaggggcTGGAGCTtggctccctgcagcccaccTCGCTGACCTTGATGTACCCGCTGGGCACGGCCTCCAACAGCACCAACATCCGCCTGGACCCCATGGAAATTGCCACTTTCCGCATCCGCCTGGGGTAG
- the MAN2A2 gene encoding alpha-mannosidase 2x isoform X14 yields the protein MKLKKQVTVCGAAIFCVAVFSLYLMLDRVQHDPTRHQSGGNFPRSQISVLQNRIEQLEQLLEENHEIISHIKDSDCQFALGGKGQSPDLQMLAVYSLLPFDNQDGGVWKQGFDITYEPNEWDAEPLQVFVVPHSHNDPGWIKTFDKYYYDQTQHILNSMVLKMQEDPRRRFIWSEISFFSKWWDNISAQKRAAVRRLVGNGQLEMVTGGWVMPDEANSHYFAMIDQLIEGHQWLEKNIGVTPRSGWAVDPFGHSSTMPYLLKRSNLTGMLIQRVHYAIKKHFAATQNLEFMWRQTWDPDASTDIFCHMMPFYSYDVPHTCGPDPKICCQFDFKRLPGGRINCPWKVPPRAITDANVAERAQLLLDQYRKKSKLYRSKVLLVPLGDDFRYDKPQEWDAQFLNYQRIFDFLNSRPNLHVQAQFGTLSDYFDALYKKMGIVPGMKPPGFPVLSGDFFSYADREDHYWTGYYTSRPFYKSLDRVLEAHLRGAEILYSLALAHARRAGADGRYPLSDYSLLSNARHNLGLFQHHDAITGTAKEAVAVDYGVRLLHSLTNLKRVIINAAHYLVLGDKDAYRHDPAAPFLSTDDTRPSQDSLPERTVVKLDTLPRFLVVFNPLEQERLSIVPVLVDSPHVRVLSEEGQPLPSQLSAHWGSATDVVPDVYQVSVLARLPALGLRVLQLHKSFNGHATLKSSVRLYLHGRDLPVRKQEAVPVHVFPATADDFCLENQHLQACFSGHSGLLQSIRRAGEEREQRVSSEFLVYGTRTSKDKSGAYLFLPDGEAKPYAPKDPPVVRVTEGPLFSEVTSYYQHVQTMVRLYNVPGVEGLSLDVSCLVDIRDHINKELALRFSTDIESDDAFFTDLNGFQIQPRRYQRKLPLQANFYPMPAMAYIQDMQSRLTLHTAQALGVSSLGSGQLEVILDRRLMQDDNRGLGQGLKDNKRTCNRFRLLLERRATANKVQDGRPISFPSLLSHITSMHLNAEALVMAVAQEKMAPPALRSFMPLSTTLPCDFHILNLRMLQAEQDDSLPSAEAALILHRKGFDCSLEAKNLGFNCTTSQGKLALGSLFQGLELGSLQPTSLTLMYPLGTASNSTNIRLDPMEIATFRIRLG from the exons ATGAAGCTGAAGAAGCAGGTGACAGTGTGTGGAGCTGCCATCTTCTGCGTGGCCGTCTTCTCCCTCTACTTGATGCTGGACAGGGTGCAGCACGACCCCACGCGCCACCAGAGCGGGGGCAACTTCCCCAGG AGTCAGATCTCGGTGCTGCAGAACCGCAttgagcagctggagcagctgctggaggagaaccACGAGATCATCAGCCACATCAAGGACTCG GACTGCCAGTTTGCACTGGGGGGCAAGGGCCAGAGCCCAGACCTACAG ATGCTGGCTGTGTACTCCCTGCTGCCCTTTGACAACCAGGATGGCGGTGTGTGGAAGCAGGGCTTTGATATCACCTACGAGCCCAATGAGTGGGATGCTGAGCCCCTGCAGGTGTTCGTGGTGCCGCACTCCCACAATGACCCTG GCTGGATCAAGACCTTTGACAAGTACTACTATGACCAGACACAGCACATCCTCAACAGCATGGTGCTGAAGATGCAGGAGGACCCGCGCCGGCGCTTCATCTGGTCTGAGATCTCCTTCTTTTCCAAGTGGTGGGACAACATCAGCGCCCAGAAACGGGCTGCGGTGCGGAG GCTGGTTGGCAACGGGCAGCTGGAGATGGTGACGGGTGGCTGGGTGATGCCTGACGAGGCCAATTCCCACTACTTCGCCATGATTGACCAGCTGATCGAGGGGCACCAGTGGCTGGAGAAGAACATCG GTGTGACGCCCCGGTCAGGCTGGGCCGTGGACCCCTTTGGGCACAGCTCCACCATGCCCTACCTGCTGAAGCGCTCCAACCTGACGGGCATGCTCATCCAGCGCGTGCACTACGCCATCAAGAAGCACTTTGCTGCGACACAGAACCTGGAGTTCATGTGGAGACAGACATGGG ATCCAGACGCCAGCACCGACATCTTCTGCCACATGATGCCCTTCTACAGCTACGATGTGCCCCACACCTGTGGGCCAGACCCCAAGATCTGCTGCCAGTTCGACTTCAAGCGCCTGCCGGGTGGCCGGATCAACTGCCCATGGAAGGTGCCTCCCCGAGCCATCACCGATGCCAACGTGGCGGAGCG agcccagctgctgctggaccAGTACCGCAAGAAGTCCAAGCTGTACCGCAgcaaggtgctgctggtgccccTGGGAGACGATTTCCGCTACGACAAGCCTCAGGAGTGGGATGCCCAGTTCCTCAACTACCAGCGCATCTTCGACTTCCTCAACTCCCGGCCCAACCTCCATGTCCAG GCGCAGTTTGGGACGCTCTCCGACTACTTTGATGCCCTGTACAAGAAGATGGGCATCGTGCCGGGGATGAAGCCGCCTGGGTTCCCAGTGCTGAGCGGGGATTTCTTCTCCTACGCGGACCGGGAGGATCACTACTGGACAGGCTACTACACCTCCCGACCTTTCTACAAGAGCCTGGACCGGGTGCTGGAGGCCCATCTCCG GGGGGCAGAGATCCTGTACAGCCTGGCGCTCGCCCACGCCCGCCGCGCTGGAGCCGATGGCAGGTACCCGCTCTCCGACTACTCCCTGCTGAGCAACGCCCGCCACAACCTGGGCCTCTTCCAGCACCACGACGCCATCACTGGCACTGCCAAGGAGGCTGTGGCGGTTGACTATGGAGTCCG GCTGCTCCACTCCCTCACGAACCTCAAGCGCGTCATCATCAATGCTGCGCATTACCTCGTGCTGGGGGACAAGGACGCCTACCGCCACGACCCCGCTGCACCCTTCCTCAGCACG gaTGACACGCGCCCCAGCCAGGACTCCCTCCCAGAGAGAACAGTGGTCAAGCTGGACACTTTGCCCCG GTTCCTGGTGGTGTTCAACCCGCTGGAGCAGGAGCGCCTGAGCATCGTGCCGGTGCTGGTGGACTCCCCACACGTGCGTGTGCTCTCCGAGgaggggcagcccctgccttcccagctcaGTGCGCACTGGGGCTCTGCCACTGACGTGGTGCCCGACGTCTACCAG GTGTCTGTCCTGGCCCGCCTGCCCGCGCTGGGGCTGCGTGTGCTGCAGCTGCACAAGTCCTTCAATGGCCACGCCACTCTGAAGTCCTCCGTGCGCCTGTACCTGCACGGCCGGGACTTGCCCGTGCGCAAGCAGGAGGCCGTACCCGTGCACGTCTTCCCAGCCACTGCCGATGACTTCTGCCTGGAGAACCAGCACCTGCAGGCCTGCTTCTCAGGACActcggggctgctgcag AGTATCCGCcgagctggggaggagcgggagcaGAGGGTGAGCAGCGAGTTCCTCGTCTATGGCACCAGGACCTCCAAGGACAAAAGCGGAGCCTATCTCTTTCTGCCTGACGGCGAGGCCAAG CCCTACGCTCCCAAGGACCCCCCAGTAGTGCGGGTGACGGAGGGACCCCTCTTCTCAGAGGTCACCAGCTACTACCAGCATGTCCAGACCATGGTGCGGCTTTACAATGTGCCAG GGGTGGAGGGCCTGTCCCTGGATGTGTCTTGCCTGGTGGACATCCGTGACCACATCAACAAGGAGCTGGCCCTGCGCTTCAGCACTGACATCGAGAGTGACGACGCCTTCTTCACAGACCTCAATGGCTTCCAG ATCCAGCCCCGCAGGTACCAGCGGAAGCTGCCACTGCAGGCGAACTTCTACCCCATGCCCGCCATGGCCTACATCCAGGACATGCAGAGCCGCCTGACGCTCCACACAGCCCAGGCCCTGGGGGTCTCCAGCCTCGGCAGCG GCCAGCTGGAGGTGATCCTGGACCGGCGCCTCATGCAGGATGACAACCGGGGCCTGGGCCAAGGGCTGAAGGACAACAAGCGGACCTGCAACCGGTTCCGGCTCCTCCTGGAGCGCCGCGCCACTGCCAACAAG GTGCAGGATGGCCGCCcgatcagcttcccctccctgctgaGCCACATCACGTCCATGCACCTGAATGCCGAAGCCCTGGTCATGGCCGTGGCCCAGGAAAAGATGGCCCCACCAGCCCTGCGCTCCTTCATGCCCCTTTCCACCACCCTTCCCTGCGACTTTCACATCCTGAACCTCCggatgctgcaggcagag CAGGACGACTCGCTTCCCTCAGCCGAGGCAGCCCTTATCCTGCACCGCAAAGGCTTTGACTGCAGTCTGGAGGCCAAGAACCTGGGCTTTAACTGCACCACCAGCCAGGGCAAG ctggccctgggcagcctgttccaggggcTGGAGCTtggctccctgcagcccaccTCGCTGACCTTGATGTACCCGCTGGGCACGGCCTCCAACAGCACCAACATCCGCCTGGACCCCATGGAAATTGCCACTTTCCGCATCCGCCTGGGGTAG
- the MAN2A2 gene encoding alpha-mannosidase 2x isoform X13: MKLKKQVTVCGAAIFCVAVFSLYLMLDRVQHDPTRHQSGGNFPRSQISVLQNRIEQLEQLLEENHEIISHIKDSVLELTAHAEGQPALTHHTPNGSWVLPPESRPSFLSVSPQDCQFALGGKGQSPDLQMLAVYSLLPFDNQDGGVWKQGFDITYEPNEWDAEPLQVFVVPHSHNDPGWIKTFDKYYYDQTQHILNSMVLKMQEDPRRRFIWSEISFFSKWWDNISAQKRAAVRRLVGNGQLEMVTGGWVMPDEANSHYFAMIDQLIEGHQWLEKNIGVTPRSGWAVDPFGHSSTMPYLLKRSNLTGMLIQRVHYAIKKHFAATQNLEFMWRQTWDPDASTDIFCHMMPFYSYDVPHTCGPDPKICCQFDFKRLPGGRINCPWKVPPRAITDANVAERAQLLLDQYRKKSKLYRSKVLLVPLGDDFRYDKPQEWDAQFLNYQRIFDFLNSRPNLHVQAQFGTLSDYFDALYKKMGIVPGMKPPGFPVLSGDFFSYADREDHYWTGYYTSRPFYKSLDRVLEAHLRGAEILYSLALAHARRAGADGRYPLSDYSLLSNARHNLGLFQHHDAITGTAKEAVAVDYGVRLLHSLTNLKRVIINAAHYLVLGDKDAYRHDPAAPFLSTDDTRPSQDSLPERTVVKLDTLPRFLVVFNPLEQERLSIVPVLVDSPHVRVLSEEGQPLPSQLSAHWGSATDVVPDVYQVSVLARLPALGLRVLQLHKSFNGHATLKSSVRLYLHGRDLPVRKQEAVPVHVFPATADDFCLENQHLQACFSGHSGLLQSIRRAGEEREQRVSSEFLVYGTRTSKDKSGAYLFLPDGEAKPYAPKDPPVVRVTEGPLFSEVTSYYQHVQTMVRLYNVPGVEGLSLDVSCLVDIRDHINKELALRFSTDIESDDAFFTDLNGFQIQPRRYQRKLPLQANFYPMPAMAYIQDMQSRLTLHTAQALGVSSLGSGQLEVILDRRLMQDDNRGLGQGLKDNKRTCNRFRLLLERRATANKVQDGRPISFPSLLSHITSMHLNAEALVMAVAQEKMAPPALRSFMPLSTTLPCDFHILNLRMLQAEDDSLPSAEAALILHRKGFDCSLEAKNLGFNCTTSQGKLALGSLFQGLELGSLQPTSLTLMYPLGTASNSTNIRLDPMEIATFRIRLG, encoded by the exons ATGAAGCTGAAGAAGCAGGTGACAGTGTGTGGAGCTGCCATCTTCTGCGTGGCCGTCTTCTCCCTCTACTTGATGCTGGACAGGGTGCAGCACGACCCCACGCGCCACCAGAGCGGGGGCAACTTCCCCAGG AGTCAGATCTCGGTGCTGCAGAACCGCAttgagcagctggagcagctgctggaggagaaccACGAGATCATCAGCCACATCAAGGACTCGGTGCTGGAGCTGACGGCCCACGCGGAGGGGCAGCCAGCACTGACCCACCACACGCCCAATGGCTCCTGGGTGCTGCCCCCCGAGAGTCGCCCGAGCTTCCTCTCCGTCTCCCCACAGGACTGCCAGTTTGCACTGGGGGGCAAGGGCCAGAGCCCAGACCTACAG ATGCTGGCTGTGTACTCCCTGCTGCCCTTTGACAACCAGGATGGCGGTGTGTGGAAGCAGGGCTTTGATATCACCTACGAGCCCAATGAGTGGGATGCTGAGCCCCTGCAGGTGTTCGTGGTGCCGCACTCCCACAATGACCCTG GCTGGATCAAGACCTTTGACAAGTACTACTATGACCAGACACAGCACATCCTCAACAGCATGGTGCTGAAGATGCAGGAGGACCCGCGCCGGCGCTTCATCTGGTCTGAGATCTCCTTCTTTTCCAAGTGGTGGGACAACATCAGCGCCCAGAAACGGGCTGCGGTGCGGAG GCTGGTTGGCAACGGGCAGCTGGAGATGGTGACGGGTGGCTGGGTGATGCCTGACGAGGCCAATTCCCACTACTTCGCCATGATTGACCAGCTGATCGAGGGGCACCAGTGGCTGGAGAAGAACATCG GTGTGACGCCCCGGTCAGGCTGGGCCGTGGACCCCTTTGGGCACAGCTCCACCATGCCCTACCTGCTGAAGCGCTCCAACCTGACGGGCATGCTCATCCAGCGCGTGCACTACGCCATCAAGAAGCACTTTGCTGCGACACAGAACCTGGAGTTCATGTGGAGACAGACATGGG ATCCAGACGCCAGCACCGACATCTTCTGCCACATGATGCCCTTCTACAGCTACGATGTGCCCCACACCTGTGGGCCAGACCCCAAGATCTGCTGCCAGTTCGACTTCAAGCGCCTGCCGGGTGGCCGGATCAACTGCCCATGGAAGGTGCCTCCCCGAGCCATCACCGATGCCAACGTGGCGGAGCG agcccagctgctgctggaccAGTACCGCAAGAAGTCCAAGCTGTACCGCAgcaaggtgctgctggtgccccTGGGAGACGATTTCCGCTACGACAAGCCTCAGGAGTGGGATGCCCAGTTCCTCAACTACCAGCGCATCTTCGACTTCCTCAACTCCCGGCCCAACCTCCATGTCCAG GCGCAGTTTGGGACGCTCTCCGACTACTTTGATGCCCTGTACAAGAAGATGGGCATCGTGCCGGGGATGAAGCCGCCTGGGTTCCCAGTGCTGAGCGGGGATTTCTTCTCCTACGCGGACCGGGAGGATCACTACTGGACAGGCTACTACACCTCCCGACCTTTCTACAAGAGCCTGGACCGGGTGCTGGAGGCCCATCTCCG GGGGGCAGAGATCCTGTACAGCCTGGCGCTCGCCCACGCCCGCCGCGCTGGAGCCGATGGCAGGTACCCGCTCTCCGACTACTCCCTGCTGAGCAACGCCCGCCACAACCTGGGCCTCTTCCAGCACCACGACGCCATCACTGGCACTGCCAAGGAGGCTGTGGCGGTTGACTATGGAGTCCG GCTGCTCCACTCCCTCACGAACCTCAAGCGCGTCATCATCAATGCTGCGCATTACCTCGTGCTGGGGGACAAGGACGCCTACCGCCACGACCCCGCTGCACCCTTCCTCAGCACG gaTGACACGCGCCCCAGCCAGGACTCCCTCCCAGAGAGAACAGTGGTCAAGCTGGACACTTTGCCCCG GTTCCTGGTGGTGTTCAACCCGCTGGAGCAGGAGCGCCTGAGCATCGTGCCGGTGCTGGTGGACTCCCCACACGTGCGTGTGCTCTCCGAGgaggggcagcccctgccttcccagctcaGTGCGCACTGGGGCTCTGCCACTGACGTGGTGCCCGACGTCTACCAG GTGTCTGTCCTGGCCCGCCTGCCCGCGCTGGGGCTGCGTGTGCTGCAGCTGCACAAGTCCTTCAATGGCCACGCCACTCTGAAGTCCTCCGTGCGCCTGTACCTGCACGGCCGGGACTTGCCCGTGCGCAAGCAGGAGGCCGTACCCGTGCACGTCTTCCCAGCCACTGCCGATGACTTCTGCCTGGAGAACCAGCACCTGCAGGCCTGCTTCTCAGGACActcggggctgctgcag AGTATCCGCcgagctggggaggagcgggagcaGAGGGTGAGCAGCGAGTTCCTCGTCTATGGCACCAGGACCTCCAAGGACAAAAGCGGAGCCTATCTCTTTCTGCCTGACGGCGAGGCCAAG CCCTACGCTCCCAAGGACCCCCCAGTAGTGCGGGTGACGGAGGGACCCCTCTTCTCAGAGGTCACCAGCTACTACCAGCATGTCCAGACCATGGTGCGGCTTTACAATGTGCCAG GGGTGGAGGGCCTGTCCCTGGATGTGTCTTGCCTGGTGGACATCCGTGACCACATCAACAAGGAGCTGGCCCTGCGCTTCAGCACTGACATCGAGAGTGACGACGCCTTCTTCACAGACCTCAATGGCTTCCAG ATCCAGCCCCGCAGGTACCAGCGGAAGCTGCCACTGCAGGCGAACTTCTACCCCATGCCCGCCATGGCCTACATCCAGGACATGCAGAGCCGCCTGACGCTCCACACAGCCCAGGCCCTGGGGGTCTCCAGCCTCGGCAGCG GCCAGCTGGAGGTGATCCTGGACCGGCGCCTCATGCAGGATGACAACCGGGGCCTGGGCCAAGGGCTGAAGGACAACAAGCGGACCTGCAACCGGTTCCGGCTCCTCCTGGAGCGCCGCGCCACTGCCAACAAG GTGCAGGATGGCCGCCcgatcagcttcccctccctgctgaGCCACATCACGTCCATGCACCTGAATGCCGAAGCCCTGGTCATGGCCGTGGCCCAGGAAAAGATGGCCCCACCAGCCCTGCGCTCCTTCATGCCCCTTTCCACCACCCTTCCCTGCGACTTTCACATCCTGAACCTCCggatgctgcaggcagag GACGACTCGCTTCCCTCAGCCGAGGCAGCCCTTATCCTGCACCGCAAAGGCTTTGACTGCAGTCTGGAGGCCAAGAACCTGGGCTTTAACTGCACCACCAGCCAGGGCAAG ctggccctgggcagcctgttccaggggcTGGAGCTtggctccctgcagcccaccTCGCTGACCTTGATGTACCCGCTGGGCACGGCCTCCAACAGCACCAACATCCGCCTGGACCCCATGGAAATTGCCACTTTCCGCATCCGCCTGGGGTAG